The following coding sequences are from one Nicotiana tomentosiformis chromosome 3, ASM39032v3, whole genome shotgun sequence window:
- the LOC104102220 gene encoding WAT1-related protein At5g64700-like, which produces MNSSRCWDAGERRSLSFYFFTFVINSSCQEETWGAKKETIPKIVSFSSLSQYIYYTQILSTRKKRRNRSRELKKEMKMEEIKKRLRRSNVLIGMLTVQAIATGLQLLSKVILSKGTFVFALMAYRHVVATLCIAPFAFIWERESLKKVTWAVFFWLFMIALTGIIMAMGLFYYGLRDTTATYATNFLNLIPIVTFIFSTVLRVEKLRLKTKAGKVKLIAAMLCLAGALTITLYKGKVFHFSHHNKHENSSKDHTNIVRGTIFLICSCMSYGCWFLIQAKVSKVFPYKYSSTFIICVIATIQSVVVGLCIDRRKVSWKLGLNLQLITIFYSGALATAATFCLISWAVARRGPTYPSMFNPLSLIFIAIAEAAFLGEEISIGSLIGMFLIIVGLYSFLRAKSKELPVRIESDVGDAEAQTPQNEGMHSINMEIPILARESARFQSIAVQVPTPIQTQEEKESNVSSKINKLTE; this is translated from the exons ATGAATTCAAGTCGTTGCTGGGATGCAGGAGAGAGGAGATCACTCTCCTTTTATTTCTTCACTTTCGTTATTAACTCTTCATGTCAAGAAGAAACATGGGGAGCAAAAAAAGAGACTATACCAAAGATTGTGAGTTTTTCCTCTCTTTCTCAGTATATATATTACACGCAGATTTTGTCTACAAGAAAGAAGAGAAGGAATAGATCTAGAGAACTAAAGAAGGAGATGAAGATGGAGGAGATAAAGAAAAGGTTAAGGAGATCAAATGTATTGATAGGAATGTTAACAGTTCAAGCGATAGCAACTGGATTACAACTTCTTTCAAAGGTGATATTAAGTAAAGGGACCTTTGTTTTCGCACTCATGGCTTACCGTCATGTCGTCGCCACTCTTTGTATCGCTCCTTTTGCTTTTATTTGGGAAAG AGAGAGCCTGAAGAAAGTGACATGGGCCGTTTTTTTCTGGCTTTTCATGATCGCATTAACCGG GATCATTATGGCTATGGGACTTTTCTATTATGGCCTCCGAGACACGACTGCGACATATGCTACTAACTTCCTCAATCTAATTCCAATAGTAACCTTTATCTTCTCAACTGTATTACG TGTTGAAAAGCTAAGACTGAAGACTAAGGCTGGTAAAGTTAAACTTATAGCTGCAATGTTGTGCTTGGCCGGAGCACTGACTATTACACTCTACAAAGGCAAAGTGTTCCATTTCAGTCATCACAACAAGCATGAAAATAGTTCCAAGGATCATACGAATATAGTTCGTGGAACTATTTTCTTGATTTGTAGTTGCATGTCTTATGGTTGTTGGTTCCTAATACAG GCCAAGGTGTCCAAAGTGTTCCCGTACAAATATTCTTCAACATTTATTATATGCGTAATAGCAACGATCCAAAGCGTGGTAGTTGGATTATGCATAGATAGAAGAAAGGTCTCTTGGAAGCTGGGATTGAATTTGCAGCTAATCACTATCTTTTACTCG GGAGCGTTAGCAACGGCAGCAACATTTTGCCTGATATCATGGGCAGTTGCAAGAAGAGGACCAACGTACCCCTCTATGTTCAATCCTCTGTCTTTGATTTTTATAGCTATCGCAGAAGCTGCCTTTCTTGGTGAAGAGATCAGTATCGGAAG cttGATTGGCATGTTTCTGATCATAGTGGGATTGTACTCGTTCTTGCGGGCAAAGAGCAAAGAGCTCCCAGTACGAATTGAATCGGATGTAGGAGATGCTGAAGCACAAACGCCTCAAAATGAAGGAATGCATTCCATAAACATGGAAATTCCAATTTTAGCACGTGAAAGTGCTAGATTTCAATCAATAGCAGTACAAGTTCCTACTCCTATTCAAACACAAGAAGAAAAGGAATCCAATGTGTCCAGCAAGATAAACAAATTAACAGAATAA